The Paenibacillus sophorae genome has a segment encoding these proteins:
- a CDS encoding TetR/AcrR family transcriptional regulator translates to MPKTGLTSEEIKEKALQITEEKIRYYGFDKFRLTDIAKELKVSHAALYNHFPDKAALLDAISERWLARMDNTLELITQQERSPRRLIIEWFLKYHELKKEKVLKDPELYKSFNMAAELLKPFIVQHLHNVNEQLVALVQKAIAAGEIRGEPENVAVLLLEATTSFHHPRMVLDHKDEQREMLLQKVVEVLLDGFQ, encoded by the coding sequence ATGCCGAAAACTGGATTAACTTCTGAAGAAATCAAAGAAAAGGCTTTGCAAATCACAGAAGAAAAGATTCGTTATTATGGATTCGATAAGTTCCGCTTAACGGATATCGCCAAGGAGCTGAAAGTAAGCCATGCCGCTCTCTACAATCATTTTCCCGACAAAGCGGCTCTGCTTGACGCCATTTCCGAACGTTGGCTAGCCCGGATGGACAACACGCTGGAACTCATAACCCAGCAAGAACGATCCCCGCGCCGGTTGATTATCGAATGGTTCCTGAAATATCACGAACTGAAAAAAGAGAAGGTTCTAAAAGATCCTGAGCTTTACAAATCGTTCAATATGGCAGCGGAGCTGCTGAAGCCTTTTATTGTACAGCATTTGCATAACGTAAATGAGCAGCTTGTGGCGCTGGTTCAAAAAGCGATAGCTGCCGGAGAAATCCGCGGAGAACCGGAAAACGTGGCTGTACTCCTGCTGGAAGCCACCACCTCCTTCCACCATCCGCGGATGGTGCTGGATCATAAAGATGAACAGCGGGAGATGCTGCTGCAAAAGGTAGTCGAAGTATTGCTGGACGGGTTCCAATGA